The following coding sequences are from one Panicum hallii strain FIL2 chromosome 5, PHallii_v3.1, whole genome shotgun sequence window:
- the LOC112895423 gene encoding protein DJ-1 homolog A-like, with translation MAAAASSLVRRAAAAASRGLLHARAFASGGGGETAKRVLVPVAAGTEPIEAAATADVLNRAGARVTVATADPAGDDGLVVEAAYGVKLVADGRVADLEGEAFDLIALPGGMPGSVNLRDCKALEKMVKNHADNGGLYGAICAAPAVTLAYWGMLKGLKATCYPSFMEKFTAEVIPVNSRVVVDRNAVTSQGPGTAIEFALALVERLYGKEKMEEVAGPLYVHPQHGVEYTIEELNSVEWKCSDTPQVLVPVANGSEEMEAINLIDVLRRAGVNVTVASVEEKLQIVTRRHKFNLIADMMLDEASEMQFDLIVMPGGLQGAQKFASTKKLVDLLKKQAESNKPYGAICASPAHVLEPHGLLKGKKATAFPPMSHLLTDQSACDQRVVVDGNLITSQAPGTATEFSLAIVEKLLGGDKAISIAKELIFM, from the exons atggccgccgccgcgtcttCGTTGGTGaggcgtgccgccgccgccgcttcccgcgGCCTGCTCCACGCCCGCGCCTTCgcctcgggcggcggcggcgagacggCCAAGCGGGTGCTGGTGCCGGTTGCCGCCGGCACCGAGCCGATCGAGGCGGCGGCCACCGCTGACGTCCTCAACCGTGCCGGCGCGCGGGTCACGGTCGCCACCGCCGACCCGGCGGGGGACGATGGCCTCGTCGTGGAGGCCGCCTACGGGGTCAAGCTCGTCGCCGACGGCCGCGTCGCCGACCTGGAGGGCGAGGCCTTTGACCTCATCGCCCTGCCG GGAGGAATGCCGGGATCAGTTAACCTTAGAGATTGCAAAGCACTCGAGAAGATGGTCAAGAACCATGCCGATAATGGGGGCCTCTATGGTGCCATCTGCGCTGCGCCCGCGGTGACTCTGGCTTATTGGGGAATGCTGAAAGGCTTAAAG GCAACCTGTTATCCATCATTCATGGAGAAGTTCACTGCAGAGGTGATCCCTGTGAACTCAAGGGTGGTGGTGGATCGGAATGCCGTGACCAGCCAGGGTCCAGGAACAGCAATTGAGTTTGCTCTCGCTTTGGTGGAGCGGCTATATGGCAAAGAGAAGATGGAGGAGGTTGCTGGGCCTTTG TATGTGCATCCTCAACATGGAGTTGAATATACCATAGAAGAGCTTAATTCAGTTGAATGGAAGTGCAGTGATACACCTCAG GTTCTTGTGCCAGTTGCTAATGGCTCGGAGGAAATGGAAGCTATCAATTTGATAGATGTGTTGCGTAGAGCAGGAGTAAATGTTACTGTTGCATCAGTGGAGGAAAAGTTACAAATTGTGACCCGTCGCCACAAGTTTAATCTAATAGCTGATATGATGTTGGATGAAGCTTCTGAAATGCAATTTGATTTGATAGTCATGCCG GGTGGTCTGCAGGGTGCTCAGAAGTTTGCTAGTACAAAGAAACTTGTTGACTTACTCAAAAAACAAGCAGAATCAAATAAACCATATGGTGCAATATGTGCCTCTCCTGCCCATGTCCTTGAACCCCACGGTTTACTGAAG GGCAAGAAGGCAACAGCATTTCCACCCATGTCACACCTGCTCACAGATCAGAGTGCATGTGATCAAAGAGTTGTTGTCGACGGTAACCTTATCACTAGTCAAGCCCCAGGAACTGCAACAGAATTTTCGCTAGCCATTGTTGAGAAGCTGCTTGGTGGAGATAAAGCCATCAGCATAGCAAAGGAGTTGATCTTTATGTGA